The Micromonospora krabiensis genome window below encodes:
- a CDS encoding endonuclease/exonuclease/phosphatase family protein encodes MLRVMTWNIRTGGRDRGGADRRAAVAEVVAAQQPDVLALQELRGFDERVLADFSAPLGLRPHLARSCLGQPVAVLVRPPLRTLRAGPLRRPFHHAAARVVLATDAGPLTVLGTHLNPYSGGWRRVEVDWLARAVRRAPGPLTLLGGDLNSLDPGTDHSARLDGLPPAYRRRHQRRDGRTVDTRAVAVLLDAGLVDLHRAANGPDEGLTVPTRHGGAEFSGMRLDYLLGTPALAERLLGCRVVRGGTAEFASDHYPLVADVDLGPG; translated from the coding sequence GTGCTACGGGTGATGACCTGGAACATCCGCACCGGCGGTCGGGACCGGGGCGGCGCCGACCGGCGGGCCGCCGTCGCCGAGGTCGTGGCGGCCCAACAGCCGGACGTGCTGGCCCTCCAGGAGCTGCGCGGCTTCGACGAGCGGGTGCTGGCCGACTTCTCGGCGCCCCTCGGCCTGCGCCCCCACCTGGCTCGCAGCTGTCTCGGGCAGCCGGTCGCGGTGCTCGTACGGCCGCCGCTGCGCACCCTGCGGGCGGGCCCGCTGCGCCGCCCGTTCCACCACGCCGCGGCGCGGGTGGTGCTGGCCACCGACGCCGGGCCGCTGACGGTGCTCGGCACCCACCTCAACCCGTACTCCGGCGGGTGGCGGCGGGTCGAGGTGGACTGGCTGGCCCGGGCCGTGCGCCGGGCGCCGGGCCCGCTGACCCTGCTCGGCGGCGACCTGAACTCCCTCGACCCCGGCACCGACCACAGCGCGCGTCTCGACGGGCTGCCCCCGGCGTACCGCCGACGACACCAGCGCCGGGACGGGCGCACCGTCGACACCCGTGCCGTCGCGGTGCTGCTGGATGCCGGGCTGGTCGACCTTCACCGCGCGGCCAACGGTCCGGACGAGGGCCTCACCGTGCCCACCCGCCACGGTGGGGCCGAGTTCAGCGGCATGCGACTGGACTACCTGCTCGGCACCCCGGCGCTGGCCGAGCGGCTACTTGGCTGCCGGGTGGTGCGGGGCGGTACGGCGGAGTTCGCGTCCGACCACTACCCGCTGGTGGCCGATGTGGACCTGGGACCGGGCTGA
- a CDS encoding phosphatase PAP2 family protein: MTAVKEVLRRPLGHFTERSVAGLVAVTGAGVAFGLLLMLVRLRWSPLQDADHAVAEWFNDLVAPHGPLVTVLQAVTDLGGRPILIWLVTIAVVGLLIRRQPRLAVYLIITGVGGLILDPSLKTLVGRLRPVVDVPVASAPGNSFPSGHALGSFVAYGALLLVFLPALAPRWRKPAIALVAVLVAMIGLTRIALGVHYVSDVFGGWLLGAAWLGVTAYAFRLWRRERGRPVPPLTEGLEPEAGHDIAPAPAEEHVLEHPRSSVAELLVGWVLVFGALYGFGTYVSYHAKGTFFATLDTEVPRWFAERHTAALTELSWWWSKFGDTHAILLISLVFCPLVVAVWRRWRPVLFVALAMLGELTLFLASARAVDRPRPPVENLDGPMPTSSFPSGHIAATICVWLTIAIIVLPRTDRWWRWIFVALAVIMPVGVAVSRMYRGMHHPTDFMGAILLSALWIGLLYWVVRPNADVYEGNRPSIESEDVHTLDDELTRAGRE; this comes from the coding sequence GTGACCGCGGTCAAAGAGGTGCTGCGGCGTCCACTCGGGCATTTCACCGAGCGGAGCGTCGCCGGTCTGGTGGCCGTCACCGGTGCCGGGGTGGCCTTCGGACTGCTGCTGATGCTGGTCCGCCTCCGGTGGAGCCCGCTGCAGGACGCCGACCACGCGGTCGCCGAATGGTTCAACGACCTGGTGGCCCCGCACGGCCCCCTGGTGACCGTGCTGCAGGCGGTGACCGACCTCGGTGGACGGCCGATCCTCATCTGGCTGGTCACCATCGCCGTCGTCGGGCTGCTGATCCGCCGCCAGCCCCGGCTGGCCGTCTACCTGATCATCACGGGCGTCGGCGGTCTCATCCTCGACCCGTCGCTGAAGACCCTCGTCGGCCGGCTCCGGCCGGTGGTCGACGTGCCGGTGGCCAGCGCGCCGGGCAACAGCTTCCCCAGCGGGCACGCGCTCGGCTCGTTCGTCGCGTACGGGGCCCTGCTGCTGGTGTTCCTGCCGGCCCTGGCGCCCCGGTGGCGCAAGCCCGCAATCGCCCTGGTCGCCGTGCTGGTGGCGATGATCGGGCTGACCCGGATCGCGCTGGGCGTGCACTACGTCTCCGACGTGTTCGGCGGTTGGCTGCTCGGCGCGGCCTGGCTCGGCGTCACCGCGTACGCCTTCCGGCTGTGGCGGCGCGAGCGGGGTCGTCCGGTGCCGCCGCTGACCGAGGGGCTGGAGCCCGAGGCGGGGCACGACATCGCCCCCGCACCGGCCGAGGAACACGTGCTGGAACACCCCCGCTCGTCGGTGGCGGAGCTGCTGGTCGGCTGGGTCCTCGTCTTCGGCGCGCTCTACGGCTTCGGCACGTACGTGAGCTACCACGCCAAGGGCACCTTCTTCGCCACCCTCGACACCGAGGTGCCGCGCTGGTTCGCCGAGCGGCACACCGCGGCGCTGACCGAGCTGAGCTGGTGGTGGAGCAAGTTCGGCGACACCCACGCGATCCTGCTGATCTCGCTGGTGTTCTGCCCGTTGGTGGTGGCGGTGTGGCGGCGCTGGCGGCCGGTGCTCTTCGTGGCCCTGGCGATGCTCGGGGAGCTGACCCTCTTCCTCGCCTCGGCCCGCGCCGTCGACCGGCCCCGGCCGCCGGTGGAGAACCTCGACGGGCCGATGCCCACCTCGTCCTTCCCGTCCGGGCACATCGCGGCGACCATCTGTGTCTGGTTGACGATCGCCATCATCGTGCTGCCCCGTACCGACCGCTGGTGGCGCTGGATCTTCGTCGCCCTCGCGGTGATCATGCCGGTCGGCGTGGCCGTCTCCCGCATGTACCGGGGCATGCACCACCCGACGGACTTCATGGGCGCGATCCTGCTCAGCGCGCTGTGGATCGGGCTGCTCTACTGGGTGGTCCGCCCCAACGCCGACGTGTACGAGGGCAACCGGCCGAGCATCGAGTCGGAGGATGTGCACACCCTCGACGACGAGTTGACCCGCGCCGGCCGGGAATGA
- a CDS encoding YihY/virulence factor BrkB family protein, translating to MSSTRLVPETRLMADEELSADDAWHTLRREGGWHLLRDAFVRFRYGDGFSHSRAFALQLCLAVVPFLIALTGLISELGVQEGGQVVADTVLALTPGASEQVVAELLGEGERVEEAGELALTLGLITGLVALTTTMAQIERGANRIYGVERDRPALRKYLRAAVLAVTAGVPALTGFLILVGGGPMGASVRRHYEWGELANDVWDVVRWPLSLALTVLAVAVIFRYAPRRRQPGLSWLFFGAGIATALWWLTSLLLAAYVSLSGAFGQTYGALTGMMALLLWANLTGVALFGGLAFAAQLEAVRIGVQEPAQPDLWEPETSRAEVLDTGEMTSL from the coding sequence GTGAGTAGCACCCGGCTGGTGCCGGAGACGCGCCTGATGGCGGACGAGGAGCTCTCCGCCGACGACGCGTGGCACACCCTGCGCCGCGAGGGCGGCTGGCACCTGCTGCGCGACGCGTTCGTCCGGTTCCGCTACGGCGACGGCTTCAGTCACTCCCGGGCGTTCGCGCTGCAGCTCTGCCTGGCCGTCGTGCCGTTCCTCATCGCGCTGACCGGGCTGATCAGCGAACTGGGCGTGCAGGAGGGCGGGCAGGTCGTCGCCGACACCGTGCTGGCGCTCACCCCCGGCGCCAGCGAGCAGGTGGTGGCCGAGCTGCTCGGCGAGGGCGAGCGGGTCGAGGAAGCCGGGGAGTTGGCGCTCACCCTCGGTCTGATCACCGGTCTCGTCGCGCTCACCACCACCATGGCCCAGATCGAGCGGGGCGCCAACCGCATCTACGGGGTCGAGCGGGACCGCCCGGCGCTGCGGAAGTACCTGCGCGCCGCCGTGCTCGCCGTCACCGCCGGTGTGCCCGCGCTGACCGGGTTCCTGATCCTGGTCGGCGGTGGGCCGATGGGTGCCTCGGTACGCCGACACTACGAGTGGGGCGAACTCGCCAACGACGTGTGGGACGTCGTCCGGTGGCCGCTGAGCCTGGCCCTGACCGTGCTCGCCGTGGCGGTGATCTTCCGGTACGCGCCCCGGCGCCGGCAACCCGGCCTGTCCTGGCTGTTCTTCGGCGCCGGCATCGCCACCGCGCTCTGGTGGCTGACCAGCCTGCTGCTCGCCGCGTACGTCAGTCTCAGCGGCGCGTTCGGACAAACCTACGGCGCGTTGACCGGCATGATGGCCCTGCTGCTCTGGGCCAACCTCACCGGCGTGGCCCTCTTCGGCGGGCTGGCGTTCGCGGCCCAGCTGGAGGCGGTCCGCATCGGCGTGCAGGAGCCCGCCCAGCCCGACCTGTGGGAGCCCGAGACGTCCCGCGCGGAGGTCCTCGACACCGGGGAGATGACCTCCCTCTGA
- a CDS encoding diacylglycerol/lipid kinase family protein, translated as MDAGQERRPAGGDGGLRSAVVVNPTKVADLDELRRTVDDTLTAVGWPEPLWFSTTVEDPGRGQTEEAVRAGVDLVFACGGDGTVMSCVSALVGSDVALAVLPQGTGNLLAANLGLSTDLAAGLQVAIERGRRLLDVGEVDGQHFTVMAGMGFDAQMLAATSETTKARIGWPAYVMGAARHLRDRPMRVSIRVDDRPPVRRRARSVLIANVGRLQGGVRLLTDAEPDDGWLDVAVLTPRTLRHWAALGWAVIRRRGRVPRMEVLRGRRVIVTASRTQPRELDGDLIEPGRRLRAVIRPRALWLCVPQPEQAPDLAVDADSAAERGERSVREARRE; from the coding sequence GTGGATGCAGGACAGGAGAGGCGACCCGCCGGCGGCGACGGAGGGCTGCGCTCCGCCGTCGTGGTCAACCCGACGAAGGTCGCCGACCTCGACGAGCTGCGACGTACGGTCGACGACACCCTCACCGCCGTCGGCTGGCCCGAGCCGCTGTGGTTCTCCACCACCGTCGAGGACCCGGGCCGCGGCCAGACCGAGGAGGCCGTCCGTGCCGGCGTCGACCTGGTCTTCGCCTGCGGTGGCGACGGGACCGTCATGTCCTGCGTCAGCGCGCTGGTCGGCAGCGACGTCGCGCTCGCCGTGCTGCCCCAGGGCACCGGCAACCTGCTCGCCGCCAACCTCGGCCTCTCCACCGACCTCGCCGCCGGGCTCCAGGTGGCGATCGAGCGGGGTCGCCGGCTGCTCGACGTCGGGGAGGTCGACGGGCAGCACTTCACGGTGATGGCCGGCATGGGGTTCGACGCCCAGATGCTCGCCGCCACCTCCGAGACGACGAAGGCGCGGATCGGGTGGCCCGCGTACGTGATGGGGGCCGCGCGGCACCTGCGCGACCGCCCGATGCGGGTGTCGATCCGCGTCGACGACCGCCCGCCGGTCCGCCGCCGCGCCCGCTCCGTGCTGATCGCCAACGTGGGCCGCCTCCAGGGCGGCGTACGGCTGCTCACCGATGCCGAACCCGACGACGGCTGGCTGGACGTCGCGGTGCTCACCCCGCGTACGCTGCGGCACTGGGCGGCCCTGGGCTGGGCGGTGATCCGCCGCCGGGGCCGGGTGCCCCGGATGGAGGTCCTGCGCGGTCGGCGCGTCATCGTCACCGCCTCCCGCACCCAGCCCCGCGAGCTCGACGGCGACCTCATCGAGCCGGGCCGCCGGCTGCGCGCCGTGATCCGCCCCCGGGCCCTCTGGCTGTGCGTGCCGCAGCCCGAGCAGGCACCCGACCTCGCCGTCGACGCCGACAGCGCCGCCGAACGAGGTGAGCGGTCGGTGCGGGAGGCGCGCCGTGAGTAG
- a CDS encoding HTH domain-containing protein has translation MSQATELAAAAGSTDPRVGLRAVRALRRLLERLEVVQVDNARRQGWSWQEIADALEVSRQAVHKKHAGRPAVPTSWEA, from the coding sequence ATGAGTCAGGCGACGGAACTCGCGGCGGCAGCCGGCAGCACCGACCCCCGGGTCGGGCTGCGCGCCGTCCGCGCGCTGCGCCGGCTGCTCGAGCGGCTGGAGGTCGTCCAGGTCGACAACGCCCGTCGACAGGGCTGGTCCTGGCAGGAGATCGCCGACGCGCTCGAGGTCAGCCGGCAGGCGGTCCACAAGAAGCACGCCGGGAGACCGGCGGTCCCCACCTCCTGGGAGGCGTGA
- a CDS encoding universal stress protein, which yields MAASAGPRVLVGLGSERDLPLVRLAAQEAVAHGRALHLVHAFDWNTAFQAESVASSRDHAEDLIARANDLARDLESELTVTGEIAEGGTLPVLLRRSEQAFLLAVGDGGMAECGECVPAEAPPVQLAARASCPVLVGRQEPPPQGPVLVGVDCTPSSYTALAWAFDCAARRGARLLVVRAVNPGEPMEQARDELTAAVARYADRHPDVSAECHAIRGDPSDILVEQSRSAQVAMVAARGDEPSRGMLGEVAQSLLYHAPTPVIVVRGVVGTAGNGPQRPPGQDQRP from the coding sequence ATGGCCGCATCCGCCGGCCCACGGGTGCTGGTGGGCCTCGGCTCGGAGCGCGACCTCCCGCTGGTCCGGCTGGCCGCGCAGGAGGCCGTCGCACACGGTCGAGCTCTGCACCTCGTACACGCCTTCGACTGGAACACGGCCTTCCAGGCGGAGTCCGTGGCCTCGTCGCGGGACCACGCCGAGGACCTCATCGCCCGGGCCAACGACCTGGCCCGCGACCTCGAGTCGGAGCTGACCGTCACCGGCGAGATCGCCGAGGGCGGCACCCTGCCCGTCCTGCTGCGCCGCTCCGAACAGGCCTTCCTGCTCGCCGTCGGGGACGGCGGGATGGCCGAGTGCGGCGAGTGCGTACCGGCCGAGGCCCCGCCGGTGCAGCTCGCCGCCCGGGCCAGCTGCCCGGTGCTGGTCGGCCGCCAGGAGCCACCGCCCCAGGGCCCGGTGCTGGTCGGCGTCGACTGCACGCCCAGCTCGTACACCGCACTCGCCTGGGCCTTCGACTGCGCCGCCCGACGGGGCGCCCGGCTGCTCGTCGTCCGCGCGGTCAACCCCGGTGAGCCGATGGAGCAGGCGCGCGACGAGCTCACCGCCGCCGTCGCCCGGTACGCCGACCGGCACCCCGACGTCTCCGCCGAGTGCCACGCCATCCGCGGCGACCCCAGCGACATCCTGGTCGAGCAGTCCCGATCGGCGCAGGTGGCGATGGTCGCCGCCCGCGGTGACGAACCGTCGCGGGGCATGCTCGGCGAGGTGGCGCAGTCCCTGCTCTACCACGCGCCGACCCCGGTGATCGTCGTCCGCGGGGTGGTCGGGACCGCCGGCAACGGGCCGCAACGCCCACCGGGGCAGGACCAACGGCCCTGA
- a CDS encoding phosphoketolase family protein — translation MDTALDLHGPLTEDELRRLDAYWRAANYLTVGQIYLLDNPLLRRPLTTEDVKPRLLGHWGTSPGLNLLYAHLNRVIRARDLDAMFITGPGHGGPAIVANSWLEGTWSERYHGIDRDEAGMSRLFRQFSFPGGIPSHVAAEVPGSIHEGGELGYALSHAYGAAFDHPDLLVACVIGDGEAETGPLAGSWLSNVFLNPARDGAVLPILHLNGYKIASPTVLSRIPEQDLLDLMQGYGYQPYVVAGDDPARVHQLLAATLDRALDEIAAIQRRARSGGPVERPRWPMIIMRTPKGWTGPREVDGTPVEGTFRAHQVPLSEVRSNPAHLAALEDWLRSYRPEELFDATGGPVAHLLDQQPTGDRRMSANPVTNGGVVLRDLTLPDFRDYAVDVPRPGEPVAGATGVLGNWIRDVIAANPETFRLFGPDEVASNRLGAAFEVTDRTWVAQRVPGDDHLSPDGRVMEVLSEHLCQGWLEGYLLTGRHGVFTSYEAFIHIVDSMVNQHAKWLKVTRAIPWRQPLPSLNYLLSSHVWRQDHNGFSHQDPGFIDHVVNKKAEVVRVYLPADANTLLSTMDHCLRSRHYINVVVAGKQPAPNWLSMAEAIQHTRRGLGIWEWASTDAGAEPDVVLACSGDVPTLEALAAADLLRTHLPDLKVRLVNVVDLMRLQPPTEHPHGLPDKEFDTIFTADRPVIFAYHGYPWLIHRLTYRRTNHDNLHVRGYKEEGTTTTPFDMVMLNDLDRFHLVIDVIDRVPGLAARAAHLRQQMVDLRQECRDYTREHGEDDPRVSEWRWIRETDPSLRSGQ, via the coding sequence ATGGACACCGCTCTCGACCTGCACGGCCCCCTGACCGAAGACGAGCTGCGTCGGCTGGACGCCTACTGGCGGGCGGCGAACTACCTCACCGTCGGGCAGATCTACCTGCTCGACAACCCGCTGCTGCGCCGGCCGCTGACCACCGAGGACGTCAAACCCCGACTGCTCGGCCACTGGGGCACGAGCCCGGGCCTGAACCTGCTCTACGCCCACCTCAACCGGGTCATCAGGGCGCGCGACCTCGACGCCATGTTCATCACCGGCCCCGGCCACGGCGGCCCGGCCATCGTGGCCAACAGCTGGCTGGAGGGCACCTGGAGCGAGCGGTACCACGGGATCGACCGCGACGAGGCCGGCATGTCCCGGCTGTTCCGCCAGTTCTCCTTCCCCGGCGGCATCCCCAGCCACGTCGCGGCGGAGGTGCCGGGCTCGATCCACGAGGGGGGCGAGCTGGGGTACGCGCTCAGCCACGCGTACGGCGCCGCCTTCGACCACCCCGATCTGCTGGTGGCCTGCGTGATCGGCGACGGCGAGGCGGAGACCGGCCCGCTGGCCGGCAGCTGGCTGTCCAACGTCTTCCTCAACCCGGCCCGAGACGGCGCGGTCCTGCCCATCCTGCACCTGAACGGCTACAAGATCGCCAGCCCGACGGTGCTGTCCCGCATCCCCGAACAGGACCTGCTCGACCTGATGCAGGGCTACGGCTACCAGCCGTACGTGGTCGCCGGCGACGACCCGGCCCGGGTGCACCAACTGCTCGCCGCCACCCTGGACCGGGCATTGGACGAGATCGCGGCCATCCAGCGGCGGGCCCGTTCCGGCGGCCCCGTGGAACGCCCACGCTGGCCGATGATCATCATGCGGACGCCGAAGGGCTGGACGGGGCCGCGCGAGGTCGACGGCACCCCCGTCGAGGGCACCTTCCGTGCCCACCAGGTCCCCCTGTCCGAGGTACGCAGCAACCCGGCGCACCTGGCCGCGCTGGAGGACTGGCTGCGCAGCTACCGACCGGAGGAGCTGTTCGACGCCACCGGCGGACCGGTCGCCCACCTGCTCGACCAGCAACCCACCGGCGACCGCCGGATGAGCGCCAACCCGGTGACCAACGGCGGGGTGGTGTTGCGCGACCTGACGCTGCCCGACTTCCGGGACTACGCCGTCGACGTGCCCCGGCCCGGTGAGCCGGTGGCCGGCGCCACCGGGGTGCTCGGCAACTGGATCCGGGACGTCATCGCCGCCAATCCGGAGACCTTCCGGCTGTTCGGCCCGGACGAAGTGGCCTCCAACCGGCTCGGCGCCGCCTTCGAGGTCACCGACCGCACCTGGGTGGCGCAGCGGGTCCCCGGCGACGACCACCTCTCCCCCGACGGCCGGGTGATGGAGGTGCTCTCCGAGCACCTGTGCCAGGGCTGGCTGGAGGGTTACCTGCTGACCGGGCGGCACGGCGTCTTCACCAGCTACGAGGCGTTCATCCACATCGTCGACTCGATGGTCAACCAGCACGCCAAGTGGCTGAAGGTCACCCGGGCCATCCCGTGGCGGCAGCCGCTCCCCTCGCTGAACTACCTGCTGTCCAGCCACGTCTGGCGTCAGGACCACAACGGCTTCTCCCACCAGGACCCCGGCTTCATCGACCACGTGGTGAACAAGAAGGCCGAAGTGGTCCGCGTCTACCTGCCGGCGGACGCCAACACCCTGCTGTCCACCATGGACCACTGCCTGCGCAGCCGGCACTACATCAACGTGGTCGTCGCCGGCAAGCAGCCCGCCCCGAACTGGCTCTCCATGGCCGAGGCGATCCAGCACACCCGGCGCGGCCTGGGCATCTGGGAGTGGGCCAGCACCGACGCGGGCGCCGAACCCGACGTGGTGCTCGCCTGCTCCGGCGACGTACCGACGCTGGAGGCGCTGGCCGCCGCCGACCTGCTCCGTACCCACCTGCCCGACCTGAAGGTGCGGCTGGTCAACGTCGTCGACCTGATGCGGCTCCAGCCGCCCACCGAGCACCCGCACGGGCTGCCCGACAAGGAGTTCGACACCATCTTCACCGCCGACCGGCCGGTCATCTTCGCCTACCACGGCTACCCGTGGCTGATCCACCGCCTCACCTACCGCCGCACCAACCACGACAACCTGCACGTCCGCGGCTACAAGGAGGAGGGCACCACCACCACGCCGTTCGACATGGTGATGCTCAACGACCTCGACCGCTTCCACCTGGTCATCGACGTCATCGACCGGGTGCCGGGGCTGGCCGCCCGCGCGGCGCACCTGCGCCAGCAGATGGTCGACCTGCGGCAGGAGTGCCGGGACTACACCCGCGAGCACGGCGAGGACGACCCCCGGGTGTCGGAGTGGCGGTGGATCCGCGAGACCGACCCGAGCCTGCGGAGCGGGCAGTGA
- a CDS encoding universal stress protein: MSGGPILVGYDGSPDAGHALAWALDEAGRSGRPVRLAYVFEWVTVVGWLGPGVAPGVWPDETARREVEQLVHRAAADAAAAHPDLDVAGEVFDGPPALVLQERSAQADLLVLGGRGHGGFGGLLVGSTAVAVTAHARCPVVVVRSPPETAPAAPADGPVVVGFDGSDPSLVALGFAVERAEQREVPLRVVRAWSPSGPPWRGGGAPADQEDALAAERAAVEAALAPVRKTYPGLAVTVDVAAGSPASLLVEASRSAQLVAVGSRGRGGLRGMLLGSVSQQLIQHAIAPVAVVRER; this comes from the coding sequence GTGAGCGGCGGCCCGATCCTGGTCGGCTACGACGGCTCCCCGGACGCCGGGCACGCCCTGGCCTGGGCGCTGGACGAGGCGGGTCGCAGCGGCCGGCCGGTCCGGCTGGCGTACGTCTTCGAATGGGTCACCGTGGTCGGCTGGCTCGGACCGGGGGTGGCACCCGGCGTCTGGCCCGACGAGACCGCCCGGCGCGAGGTCGAGCAGCTCGTCCACCGGGCCGCCGCCGACGCCGCCGCCGCGCACCCCGACCTCGACGTCGCCGGTGAGGTGTTCGACGGGCCCCCCGCGCTGGTCCTGCAGGAACGTTCCGCGCAGGCCGACCTTCTGGTGCTCGGCGGTCGCGGTCACGGCGGGTTCGGCGGGCTGCTCGTCGGCTCCACCGCGGTGGCCGTCACCGCGCACGCCCGCTGCCCGGTGGTCGTGGTCCGCAGCCCGCCCGAGACCGCACCGGCCGCGCCCGCCGACGGGCCGGTGGTGGTCGGGTTCGACGGCTCCGACCCGTCACTCGTCGCGCTCGGCTTCGCGGTCGAGCGGGCGGAGCAGCGCGAGGTGCCGCTGCGGGTCGTCCGCGCGTGGTCGCCGTCGGGCCCGCCGTGGCGGGGCGGTGGCGCACCGGCCGACCAGGAGGACGCCCTGGCGGCGGAGCGGGCGGCGGTGGAGGCGGCCCTCGCGCCGGTGCGGAAGACCTACCCCGGTCTGGCCGTCACCGTCGACGTGGCCGCCGGGAGCCCCGCGTCGCTGCTGGTCGAGGCGAGTCGCTCCGCCCAACTGGTGGCGGTGGGCAGCCGGGGGCGTGGAGGGCTGCGGGGCATGCTGCTCGGCTCGGTGAGTCAGCAGCTCATCCAGCACGCCATCGCCCCGGTCGCGGTGGTCCGGGAACGGTGA
- a CDS encoding Acg family FMN-binding oxidoreductase, which yields MSQESPATDRPLTTALAEAAATAGHAPSVHNTQPWQWRVLPEALELRMVRARQLSAADPEARLLVLSCGTALHHARVALAAEGWTPVVERLPDPGEPELLARLTGLRHTGSDAEAMRLVQCMRVRQTDRRPVSDEPVPAGAVEEIAGVVSAEGSRLEILDADQVLELAAAASRAGVVEAEDPETREELDYWTNRAGTGTGLPPEVLAEQAPQTTVPGRDFGRAGTLPVGPGHDRAAVYAVLHSDEDEPENWLRAGEALSAAWLTATRLGVSMVPLSGVVEVEATRQTLRQLLAGLGFPYLALRLGIVDPTHAGPPHTPRLTTEQVVDTSAVRGQHD from the coding sequence ATGAGCCAGGAGAGCCCGGCGACGGACCGCCCGCTGACCACCGCGCTCGCGGAGGCCGCCGCGACCGCCGGCCACGCTCCCTCGGTGCACAACACCCAGCCCTGGCAGTGGCGGGTCCTGCCCGAGGCGTTGGAGCTGCGGATGGTCCGCGCCCGGCAGTTGTCGGCCGCCGATCCCGAGGCCCGGCTGCTCGTGCTCAGCTGCGGCACGGCCCTGCACCACGCCCGGGTGGCGCTCGCCGCCGAGGGGTGGACGCCCGTGGTCGAGCGGCTGCCCGACCCGGGCGAGCCGGAGCTGCTGGCCCGGCTGACCGGCCTGCGCCACACCGGGTCGGACGCCGAGGCGATGCGGTTGGTGCAGTGCATGCGGGTCCGGCAGACGGACCGTCGGCCGGTCAGCGACGAGCCGGTGCCGGCCGGCGCCGTCGAGGAGATCGCCGGTGTGGTCTCCGCCGAGGGGAGCCGGCTGGAGATCCTCGACGCCGACCAGGTCCTGGAGCTGGCCGCCGCGGCCTCCCGCGCCGGGGTGGTCGAGGCGGAGGACCCGGAGACGCGCGAGGAGCTGGACTACTGGACCAACCGGGCCGGCACCGGCACCGGCCTGCCACCGGAGGTGCTTGCCGAGCAGGCGCCGCAGACGACCGTGCCGGGGCGCGACTTCGGCCGCGCCGGCACCCTGCCGGTCGGCCCCGGGCACGACCGGGCCGCGGTGTACGCGGTGCTGCACAGCGACGAGGACGAGCCGGAGAACTGGCTGCGCGCCGGGGAGGCGCTCTCCGCCGCGTGGCTGACCGCGACCCGGCTCGGCGTCTCCATGGTGCCGCTCAGCGGCGTCGTGGAGGTGGAGGCGACCCGGCAGACGCTGCGCCAGCTGCTGGCCGGGCTCGGTTTCCCGTACCTGGCGCTGCGGCTGGGGATCGTCGACCCGACGCACGCCGGCCCGCCGCACACCCCCCGGCTGACGACCGAGCAGGTGGTGGACACCTCCGCGGTACGCGGACAGCACGACTGA